A single Salmo trutta chromosome 14, fSalTru1.1, whole genome shotgun sequence DNA region contains:
- the LOC115208076 gene encoding uncharacterized protein LOC115208076, producing the protein MSDKKSRKVKMGSSRRRPRNQDENETKNDESEMSSGQRKGVGADSVSLTIQTDLYSSKGLYSITPQFVEDVDPSLNDLAESQLSQPENPDLLQSPDTAGKRKKMGSTRRNKGKREETDFGEKQHDETGDTEASLELQASVVEYESHSNTEGLLGPNKIDMDTKSRSQSEFLLFASNTPDQSDDRCKEEVGEDTEPSSEAVASYSSELLQDTPGTDSLPHLSLDLALQAVQGFTAEPIAEDWKKQEEGRQESEHAESSTLNSSMHSSDQFLESDASTITEDFESFNNTTVLQSGEGEEKLQPDLNESEVQDDINSIGPGNQEALHQRDEAEDFVDLIVEENIVLAYRPHLRQLDNVESCQPERSEDIASFLKSTPLDSSLGHDEHAHTGSNFPGRRRKMGSTRRVEEHGESKIRKYRYLYGEGEEVIMGKEQVCGIEETEREMSMEPKGSASGDEKEGEQMEKENFQTEEDTENIGEQLEWDMGTVEGFGVKTLEKSLMLLEPEHRADGEKGEDVLIEPTPFDHAIYSFGIEDQLYNKDNRATVFIETGNIETESNSETSMAHIVDPLEVFSVGLEQSGDPFPSEEEVGDYTLLVNDSEVSDSSQIIYNHALTIESDDTPSTDPNISPSQLIHTPCVEITNPFLILNPLLLQSIQGNEEDANTDSNTIGGLDTSVILLSEGEVSDHVLLVNEVSVGSQMTYDGATLTTEPCQTDEPLSTDPNISASQLVQASYSDESTNTFLKPPLLQSVQDQGDNAANTDSNQSSSPSRRRKMGSTRRHPAQREEGTEEKQEIKKTEVTEDKGEDVEFEMLMESKDGAGKEKNEGEKRDENVLTDLSCSVSTLNQKGRMDGNKIDSKRQSIINDESMPTQLILQSESELTDSSQTLRNPDFPTVESYLTNDTLNSNPYVSGLQHEETSLEVTLCESRENTDTPPDPPSLQSSLSPKETAGPPQRKRKMGSTRRTLRDRQGEERKEDEKEKKTEVIEDVGAVVMAVEIESSIEKTELEELLETVTVEQVTETKTLVVEGESALKSELVETNEVREAEEVEVKIATESESNRTPCGLAAQESGDMVCIDSHRLAQTAYMEQHLSTPSPSLPSEFSLSLSSQSHKDVGQSKATGKRRKMGSTRRTPGGLHSEEEKQETGEEVRGEVIGDPDVNVISERFQEERRAKAVSLEDQQERKSTEKETIFIEVVPSSTALSGGSEQVAAAPQLGHGNKRGQEKAERVEKSPVTREKKKQPSGTLGSNGSRSNPYNVVMVGNSSVGKTSFMKRFQSGEFCMDHYATIGIDTCIQPVTVDGSPVTLQLWDTAGQERYHSITRQVFHRAQGLVLMYDITSSQSFCDIRYWVNCVQEGAPDDVIVILLGNKADCANLEREVQTHEGENLATGYGMLFMECSAATGDNVTLSMETLARTIKQLGEETRQEEGSLVLQKEPPKKKSGCC; encoded by the exons CAATAACACCACAATTCGTGGAAGATGTTGATCCATCACTAAATGACCTTGCAGAGTCACAGCTGTCTCAACCTGAAAACCCAGATCTACTACAATCACCTGACACCGCAGGGAAGAGGAAGAAAATGGGGTCTACTCGTAGGAATAAAGGCAAACGAGAAGAGACAGACTTTGGGGAGAAACAACATGACGAAACTGGAGACACAGAAGCGTCCTTAGAACTTCAGGCATCCGTTGTGGAATATGAGTCCCACAGCAACACTGAAGGGCTCCTGGGACCAAACAAAATTGACATGGACACTAAGAGCAGAAGTCAAAGTGAGTTTCTTTTGTTTGCTTCCAACACACCCGACCAATCAGATGACAGATGTAAAGAGGAAGTTGGTGAGGATACTGAACCTAGTAGTGAAGCTGTGGCTAGTTATAGCAGTGAATTGCTTCAAGATACTCCTGGAACTGACTCACTCCCCCATCTGTCTCTTGACCTTGCATTGCAAGCTGTTCAAGGATTCACTGCTGAACCCATAGCAGAGGATTGGAAGAAACAGGAAGAGGGGAGGCAGGAAAGTGAGCATGCGGAGTCCTCCACATTAAACAGCTCTATGCATTCATCAGATCAATTCCTTGAGTCAGATGCTTCAACCATCACAGAAGATTTTGAGTCATTCAATAACACAACAGTCCTCCAAAGTGGAGAAGGCGAAGAGAAACTTCAACCTGATCTAAATGAGTCAGAAGTCCAAGATGATATTAACTCTATTGGACCAGGCAATCAGGAAGCATTGCACCAAAGAGATGAAGCAGAGGATTTTGTTGATCTGATAGTTGAAGAAAATATAGTACTGGCATATAGACCTCATTTAAGACAACTAGACAATGTAGAAAGCTGTCAACCTGAGCGAAGTGAAGATATCGCCTCCTTTTTAAAATCAACCCCCTTAGACAGCTCTTTGGGTCATGACGAACATGCTCACACAGGATCCAACTTTCCAGGGAGAAGAAGAAAGATGGGTTCCACTCGCAGGGTGGAAGAACATGGAGAGAGTAAGATACGTAAATATCGCTATCTTTATGGTGAGGGTGAAGAGGTCATCATGGGAAAAGAACAAGTGTGTGGCATCGAAGAGACTGAGCGTGAAATGTCTATGGAGCCTAAAGGCAGCGCCAGTGGAGACGAGAAGGAAGGCGAGCAGATGGAAAAGGAGAATTTCCAAACAGAGGAAGACACAGAAAACATAGGAGAGCAGTTAGAGTGGGACATGGGAACAGTGGAAGGATTCGGTGTTAAAACATTGGAAAAGTCCCTGATGTTATTGGAACCGGAGCATAGAGCAGATGGTGAGAAAGGAGAGGATGTTCTGATTGAACCAACCCCTTTTGACCATGCCATCTATTCATTTGGTATTGAGGATCAATTGTATAACAAAGACAACAGAGCCACTGTATTTATAGAAACTGGCAATATAGAAACTGAGAGCAACAGTGAAACAAGCATGGCCCACATAGTTGATCCATTGGAGGTCTTCAGTGTTGGACTGGAACAATCAGGAGACCCTTTTCCCAGCGAGGAGGAAGTTGGTGATTATACGTTGCTTGTGAATGATTCTGAAGTGAGTGACAGCAGCCAAATAATATATAATCATGCTCTTACAATAGAGTCAGATGACACCCCGAGCACTGATCCCAATATCTCTCCCAGTCAACTCATCCATACTCCATGTGTGGAAATCACTAACCCCTTTCTCATTCTCAACCCACTATTACTGCAGAGTATTCAAGGGAATGAGGAGGATGCAAACACTGACTCCAATACCATAGGCGGACTGGACACATCAGTCATTTTACTCAGCGAGGGGGAAGTTAGTGATCACGTGTTGCTTGTAAATGAAGTGAGTGTTGGCAGCCAAATGACGTATGATGGCGCAACTCTCACAACAGAGCCCTGCCAAACAGATGAGCCTTTGAGCACTGATCCTAATATCTCTGCTAGTCAACTCGTCCAAGCTTCATACTCGGATGAAAGCACCAACACCTTTCTCAAACCACCCTTACTGCAGAGTGTTCAGGACCAAGGTGATAATGCCGCAAACACAGACTCCAATCAGAGTTCCTCTCCaagcaggaggagaaagatggggTCGACTCGCAGGCATCCTGCACAAAGAGAAGAGGGCACAgaggaaaaacaagaaataaaaaaaacggaGGTGACAGAAGACAAGGGAGAGGACGTGGAGTTTGAAATGTTGATGGAATCAAAAGATGGCGCTGGTAAAGAGAAGAACGAAGGAGAAAAAAGAGATGAGAATGTCCTGACTGACCTCAGCTGTTCTGTCAGTACTTTAAATCAAAAGGGAAGAATGGATGGTAACAAAATAGATAGTAAGAGACAGTCAATCATAAATGATGAATCCATGCCAACACAACTCATTCTTCAAAGTGAATCCGAGTTGACTGATAGTAGCCAAACTCTTCGCAACCCTGATTTTCCCACTGTAGAGTCCTACCTGACCAatgacacactgaactcaaaTCCTTACGTCTCTGGTTTGCAACACGAAGAAACATCATTGGAGGTAACACTCTGTGAATCAAGAGAAAACACTGACACCCCTCCAGATCCCCCCTCACTGCAGAGTTCTCTTAGTCCGAAAGAAACGGCTGGCCCTccacagaggaaaaggaagatGGGTTCCACTCGCAGGACTCTTCGAGATagacaaggagaggagagaaaggaggatgagaaagaaaaaaagacagAGGTTATAGAAGATGTAGGAGCGGTCGTGATGGCAGTAGAAATTGAGTCTAGCATAGAAAAGACTGAGCTTGAGGAACTTCTAGAAACGGTGACAGTGGAGCAGGTGACAGAGACAAAGACCTTAGTAGTAGAAGGAGAATCTGCCTTAAAGTCTGAGCTTGTAGAAACTAACGAAGTTAGAGAGGCGGAGGAGGTAGAAGTGAAAATAGCCACTGAGAGCGAAAGCAACCGAACGCCCTGTGGTTTAGCAGCCCAAGAGTCAGGTGATATGGTTTGTATAGATTCTCATAGACTCGCCCAAACTGCTTACATGGAACAACACCTTTCAACACCAAGCCCCAGTCTTCCTTcggaattctctctctctctgagttccCAATCTCACAAGGATGTTGGTCAATCCAAAGCTACAGGGAAGAGAAGAAAGATGGGCTCTACCCGTCGGACACCAGGTGGACTCCACTCAGAGGAAGAAAAGCAGGAGACAGGGGAAGAGGTTCGAGGGGAAGTCATTGGAGATCCGGACGTCAATGTTATTTCGGAAAGATTTCAAGAGGAGCGCAGGGCTAAAGCTGTCAGTCTGGAGGACCAACAGGAGAGGAAGAGCACAGAGAAGGAGACAATATTCATAGAG GTTGTTCCCTCAAGCACTGCTTTGAGTGGAGGGTCTGAACAAGTGGCTGCAGCTCCACAGCTAGGCCATGGGAATAAAAGAGGTCAAGAAAAGGCAGAGCGTGTGGAGAAGAGCCCGGTCAccagagagaagaagaaacagCCATCTG gtacCTTAGGAAGCAATGGCTCTAGATCAAACCCCTACAACGTGGTGATGGTTGGGAACAGCAGTGTGGGCAAAACCTCCTTCATGAAGCGCTTCCAAAGTGGCGAGTTCTGTATGGACCACTATGCTACCATTG GTATTGATACCTGTATACAGCCTGTGACAGTGGATGGCAGCCCAGTGACTTTACAGTTATGGGATACTGCAGGTCAAGAAAG GTATCACAGTATCACCAGGCAGGTGTTCCACAGAGCCCAGGGTCTAGTGCTGATGTATGACATCACTTCCTCTCAGAGCTTCTGTGACATCCGCTACTGGGTCAACTGCGTTCAG GAGGGGGCCCCAGATGACGTCATCGTTATACTCCTTGGGAACAAGGCCGATTGTGCTAATCTAGAACGAGAGGTTCAGACTCATGAAGGGGAAAACCTGGCAACG GGGTACGGCATGCTCTTTATGGAGTGTAGTGCTGCCACAGGTGACAATGTGACTCTGTCTATGGAAACGCtggcaag GACGATAAAGCAGTTGGGAGAGGAGACACGTCAAGA